A DNA window from Hordeum vulgare subsp. vulgare chromosome 1H, MorexV3_pseudomolecules_assembly, whole genome shotgun sequence contains the following coding sequences:
- the LOC123419353 gene encoding 3-ketoacyl-CoA synthase 5-like, which produces MTSSALLMPLYQQLVTNMAAIVSAAMFRVTEILGSEELLVGLCALRPVHMSLAALALAAAAAVYLKLRPRPVYMVDYACFSPDPSFRVPFAAFKEHASTCLDERSVRFMARLLERSGLGEETCLPHAQHYIPPGCDLESSRAEAELVVFSAIDDLFAKTKVSPEDIDILVVNCSLFAPTPSFADMIVSRYKLREDVRSVHLAGMGCSAGLISVGLARNLLQVAPGGSNTLVVSTETITPNYYMGKERAMLLPNCLFRMGGAAVLLSNSGRNARFRLARVVRTLTGAKDGAYRCVYQEEDERGNVGINLSKDLMVTAGDALRANITAMGPLVLPASEKLLFALTYVARRVVSSRWIRPYIPDFRTAFEHFCIHAGGRAVIDELQRSLRLSDEQVEASRMTLHRFGNTSSSSLWYELAYIEAKGRMRKGDRVWMIGFGSGFKCNSAAWECIRPPAALDGPWAACAHRYPVDVPDVIKH; this is translated from the coding sequence ATGACCTCGTCGGCCCTGCTCATGCCGCTGTACCAGCAGTTGGTGACCAACATGGCGGCCATCGTGTCCGCGGCCATGTTCAGGGTGACGGAGATACTAGGGTCCGAGGAGCTACTCGTCGGGCTGTGCGCGCTCCGGCCCGTGCACATGTCCTTGGCCGCATTAGCCCTGGCTGCGGCGGCcgccgtctacctcaagctccggCCGCGCCCGGTGTACATGGTGGACTACGCGTGCTTCAGCCCCGACCCCAGCTTCCGTGTCCCGTTCGCCGCGTTCAAGGAGCACGCCAGCACGTGCCTTGACGAGCGCAGCGTCCGGTTCATGGCGCGATTGCTCGAGCGTTCGGGACTCGGGGAGGAGACCTGCCTCCCCCACGCCCAGCACTACATCCCGCCGGGCTGCGACCTCGAGTCTTCCCGCGCCGAGGCCGAGCTGGTCGTCTTCTCGGCCATCGACGACCTGTTCGCCAAGACCAAGGTCTCCCCGGAGGACATCGACATCCTCGTCGTCAACTGCAGCCTCTTCGCCCCGACGCCGTCTTTCGCCGACATGATCGTCAGCCGGTACAAGCTCCGCGAGGACGTGCGCAGCGTGCACCTAGCCGGGATGGGCTGCAGCGCCGGGCTCATCTCCGTGGGGCTCGCCAGGAACCTGCTCCAGGTGGCGCCCGGGGGCTCGAACACGCTGGTGGTGTCCACCGAGACCATCACGCCCAACTACTACATGGGCAAGGAGCGCGCCATGCTCCTTCCCAACTGCCTGTTCCGGATGGGCGGCGCCGCCGTGCTCCTGTCCAACAGCGGCCGCAACGCGCGGTTCCGGCTCGCGCGCGTGGTGCGAACGCTGACCGGCGCCAAGGACGGCGCGTACCGGTGCGTGTACCAGGAGGAGGACGAGCGCGGCAACGTCGGGATCAACCTGTCCAAGGACCTGATGGTCACCGCCGGCGACGCGCTCAGGGCGAACATCACGGCCATGGGGCCCCTGGTCCTGCCGGCGTCGGAGAAGCTGCTGTTCGCGCTGACCTACGTGGCGCGCAGGGTGGTGAGCAGCAGGTGGATCAGGCCGTACATCCCCGACTTCCGCACGGCGTTCGAGCACTTCTGCATCCACGCGGGCGGGCGCGCGGTGATCGACGAGCTCCAGCGCAGCCTCAGGCTGTCGGACGAGCAGGTGGAGGCGTCGAGGATGACGCTGCACCGGTTCGGCAACACGTCCAGCAGCTCGCTGTGGTACGAGCTTGCATACATCGAAGCCAAGGGACGCATGCGCAAGGGCGACCGTGTGTGGATGATCGGCTTCGGCTCCGGGTTCAAGTGCAACAGCGCCGCCTGGGAGTGCATTCGCCCGCCGGCGGCGCTCGACGGGCCCTGGGCCGCCTGCGCCCACCGGTACCCCGTCGACGTCCCCGACGTGATCAAGCATTAG